The Mus caroli chromosome 1, CAROLI_EIJ_v1.1, whole genome shotgun sequence genome has a window encoding:
- the Grem2 gene encoding gremlin-2 — protein sequence MFWKLSLTLLLVAVLVKVAETRKNRPAGAIPSPYKDGSSNNSERWHHQIKEVLASSQEALVVTERKYLKSDWCKTQPLRQTVSEEGCRSRTILNRFCYGQCNSFYIPRHVKKEEDSFQSCAFCKPQRVTSVIVELECPGLDPPFRIKKIQKVKHCRCMSVNLSDSDKQ from the coding sequence ATGTTCTGGAAGCTCTCGCTGACCTTGCTCCTGGTGGCAGTGCTGGTAAAGGTAGCTGAAACACGGAAGAACCGGCCTGCAGGTGCCATCCCCTCGCCTTACAAGGATGGTAGCAGCAACAACTCAGAGAGGTGGCATCACCAGATCAAGGAGGTGCTGGCCTCCAGCCAGGAGGCCCTGGTAGTCACCGAGCGCAAGTACCTCAAGAGTGACTGGTGCAAGACACAGCCTCTGCGGCAGACAGTGAGCGAGGAGGGTTGCCGCAGCCGCACCATCCTCAACCGCTTCTGCTACGGCCAGTGCAACTCCTTCTACATCCCGCGACAcgtgaagaaggaggaggactcCTTCCAATCCTGCGCTTTCTGCAAACCCCAGCGTGTCACCTCTGTCATCGTAGAGCTCGAATGCCCTGGTCTCGACCCACCTTTCCGAATCAAGAAAATCCAGAAGGTGAAGCATTGCCGGTGCATGTCAGTGAACCTGAGTGACTCCGACAAGCAGTGA